The proteins below come from a single Yamadazyma tenuis chromosome 5, complete sequence genomic window:
- the GPI18 gene encoding ER membrane glycoprotein subunit of the GPI transamidase complex-like protein (CAZy:GT76; EggNog:ENOG503NYKS; BUSCO:EOG09262GLP; COG:G), giving the protein MWKTFLALKLAQLVVLYNVPAQFDVSSDILIESYSSDRLGLPIIDRLLDGFLIWDNVYFTDLFKNDIKYEHQFVFSPGWVALIRYIASLLPTQNFYVLLAIATVVSNVCQLMACQVLYVFSRKMFEKMPFFGLKSKDLAHKAALYYILSPGGIFLTASYSENLGSLLSILALYLREVSISYSANYHLKVRLWAVYIFSGIVLAAAFQVRANCLLLGIFYLYDLERFWRASEVSSTIISFVSGIPLFVSFVYTNYVGYKTFCPGRGEWCNHVFPSLFQYCQVHYWNNGFLNYWTPNNIPNFIISSPIVATNVYLIWYFYTKYPSHLLIPYLLLNAILVVLGVLFWNIQILNRILNFNPVFYWFLAVIDNKMIRRGLLFWILIQAGLFGAFLPPA; this is encoded by the coding sequence ATGTGGAAGACGTTTTTGGCATTGAAGCTTGCTCAACTCGTGGTGCTATACAATGTTCCTGCCCAATTCGATGTTTCTTCAGACATCTTGATTGAGTCCTATAGTTCTGATCGGTTGGGGCTCCCGATTATTGATAGACTTCTCGATGGATTCTTGATCTGGGACAATGTCTATTTCACcgatttgttcaaaaatGACATCAAATACGAACACCAGTTTGTGTTTAGTCCCGGGTGGGTGGCCCTTATTCGGTATATTGCCTCATTGTTGCCAACCCAAAATTTCTATGTGCTACTAGCCATTGCAACTGTGGTTTCTAATGTTTGTCAGTTGATGGCCTGTCAAGTGCTATACGTGTTTTCTCGCAAAATGTTCGAGAAAATGCCATTTTTCGGCCTCAAATCAAAGGATTTGGCCCATAAGGCGGCTTTATACTATATTCTTTCGCCCGGTGGGATCTTCTTAACTGCTTCATATTCGGAGAATTTGGGGTCGCTCTTGTCGATTCTCGCGTTATATTTAAGAGAAGTATCCATCAGTTACAGTGCTAACTACCACCTCAAAGTTCGGCTCTGGGCTGTCTACATTTTCAGTGGCATAGTTCTTGCTGCCGCTTTCCAAGTAAGGGCAAACTGTCTTCTTTTGGGAATTTTCTATCTTTATGATCTTGAACGTTTCTGGCGAGCATCAGAAGTCTCCAGCACAATCATAAGTTTCGTTTCTGGAATTCCATTGTTCGTTTCGTTCGTGTATACCAACTACGTGGGTTATAAAACTTTCTGTCCCGGACGAGGAGAATGGTGCAACCATGTATTTCCATCATTATTCCAGTACTGCCAGGTGCACTATTGGAACAACGGGTTTCTCAACTACTGGACCCCAAATAATATTCCAAACTTCATAATTTCACTGCCAATTGTGGCTACTAACGTTTATCTAATCTGGTACTTTTACACCAAGTACCCTTCCCACTTGTTGATACCGTACTTACTTTTAAACGCTATTCTTGTGGTGCTCGGAGTATTGTTTTGGAATATCCAAATTCTCAACCGAATTCTCAATTTTAACCCAGTTTTCTACTGGTTTCTTGCAGTCATTGACAACAAGATGATCCGTCGGGGGCTTTTGTTTTGGATTCTCATCCAAGCTGGACTTTTTGGTGCTTTCCTTCCTCCAGCCTAA